In Thermodesulfobacteriota bacterium, a single window of DNA contains:
- a CDS encoding glycosyltransferase → MSEKRRPYTGQDLAFIVPTKDRPQKMRNLLESLVAQQVACARIIVVASGKSIEGLVLSFTDRLPVEYYHCDPPGQIRQRNLGISKLDDRTSLVGSLDDDVVLEEGALAAMLDFWNRCEPETAGVSFNVITNPRYQYSWTKALIGMSSRRQGVVLPSGYNTAISPVESDLRSQWLCGGATVWRQEILTRYTNREVSSRWAIGEDVMFSYPIGKTYPLYVCAAARLRHEHVYDHVSSHKERYYGRTVTLWRLHFAHANEDLSTLACIWMLLGQVLLRLTYGLAYRESAHIHYAAGQLEGLKTGLGALLRKVDLVEVVREDLSL, encoded by the coding sequence ATGTCCGAGAAACGGCGCCCCTACACCGGCCAGGATTTGGCCTTCATCGTCCCCACCAAGGATCGGCCGCAGAAGATGCGGAACCTTCTGGAAAGCCTAGTGGCCCAGCAGGTAGCCTGTGCCCGCATCATCGTCGTGGCCAGCGGGAAGAGCATCGAGGGTCTGGTTCTCTCCTTCACTGACCGCTTGCCGGTGGAGTACTATCACTGTGATCCTCCAGGTCAGATCCGGCAGCGGAATCTGGGTATTTCCAAGCTCGACGATCGGACCTCCCTGGTTGGCTCCCTCGACGACGACGTGGTGCTGGAAGAGGGCGCCTTGGCCGCGATGCTCGACTTTTGGAACCGCTGCGAGCCGGAGACGGCGGGCGTCTCCTTCAATGTCATCACCAACCCCCGTTACCAGTATTCGTGGACCAAGGCCCTCATCGGCATGAGCTCCCGGCGCCAGGGGGTGGTGCTCCCCTCCGGGTACAACACGGCCATCTCGCCGGTGGAGTCCGATCTCCGTTCCCAGTGGCTGTGCGGCGGGGCCACCGTCTGGCGACAGGAGATCCTCACGCGGTACACGAACCGGGAAGTCAGCTCCCGTTGGGCCATCGGCGAAGACGTCATGTTCAGCTATCCCATCGGCAAGACATATCCTCTTTATGTCTGTGCCGCGGCCAGGCTCCGGCACGAGCATGTCTACGATCACGTCTCGTCCCACAAGGAGCGTTACTACGGCCGGACGGTGACCCTCTGGCGTCTGCATTTTGCCCACGCCAACGAGGACCTTTCGACCCTGGCCTGTATCTGGATGCTGTTGGGTCAAGTGCTCTTGCGGCTGACCTACGGTCTTGCTTACCGCGAATCCGCTCACATCCATTACGCCGCCGGTCAGCTGGAGGGACTGAAAACAGGGCTTGGCGCTTTGCTAAGGAAGGTGGACCTGGTGGAGGTGGTGCGGGAGGATCTCTCCCTCTGA
- a CDS encoding FkbM family methyltransferase has product MMAKPLTRFFRPLLPRHLVYCDVGARGGVEAHPWRGLQPLIDTISFEPDEEEFRALARTLRDGDRLFNCAVHRQQGSMPLFLTKSRGCSSVYHPNRAFLRDFPETDRFEVEAEVQVRTERLDDFLSRQEVDRMDFVKIDVQGAGLDVLQGATELLSRHLLGVEIEVEFQPLYVGQPLFAAVDSFLAKGFGLQLFDLRKAYWKRREGVGLGQCKGQLIFGDALYLRPPEGVASLLEGLDEEEAEAKVAMACLIGLGYGYVDYVLALLDQGQVAARLPAGLRRELRRIALGYGTCLRYRSWGSRVVAEVAARVYRISQPSYHEWSASGHHLGSRKQFGMFY; this is encoded by the coding sequence ATGATGGCGAAACCTCTGACCAGGTTCTTCCGGCCACTGTTGCCGCGTCACCTAGTCTACTGCGACGTGGGAGCGCGGGGTGGCGTCGAGGCTCATCCCTGGCGGGGGCTGCAACCGCTCATTGATACCATCAGCTTCGAGCCCGACGAAGAGGAGTTCAGGGCACTGGCCAGGACACTCAGGGATGGTGACCGGCTGTTCAACTGTGCCGTCCATCGGCAACAGGGATCGATGCCCCTGTTTCTGACCAAGTCCCGAGGTTGTTCTTCTGTCTATCATCCCAATCGGGCTTTTTTGCGGGATTTTCCTGAAACGGACCGCTTCGAGGTCGAGGCCGAGGTGCAGGTCCGCACCGAGCGGCTGGACGATTTTTTGTCCCGCCAGGAGGTGGACAGGATGGACTTCGTGAAGATCGATGTCCAGGGCGCCGGCCTCGATGTTCTCCAGGGTGCGACCGAACTCCTGTCCCGCCATCTCCTGGGGGTGGAGATCGAGGTCGAGTTCCAGCCCCTCTACGTCGGACAGCCGCTGTTCGCCGCCGTCGACTCCTTTTTGGCCAAGGGTTTCGGCCTGCAGCTCTTCGATCTGCGCAAGGCGTACTGGAAACGCCGGGAAGGTGTCGGGCTGGGGCAGTGCAAAGGACAGCTAATTTTCGGTGATGCGCTGTATCTGCGGCCGCCGGAGGGGGTGGCTTCTCTGCTCGAGGGGCTCGACGAGGAAGAGGCCGAGGCGAAGGTCGCCATGGCCTGCCTCATCGGGCTGGGCTACGGCTATGTGGATTACGTCTTGGCCCTCCTCGACCAGGGGCAGGTGGCGGCCCGGCTGCCAGCCGGCCTCCGGAGGGAGCTCCGGCGAATCGCCCTCGGATACGGTACATGTCTCCGCTACCGTTCTTGGGGATCCAGGGTGGTGGCGGAGGTCGCAGCCCGGGTATACCGGATCAGTCAACCCAGCTACCACGAATGGTCGGCAAGCGGACACCATCTCGGCTCCAGGAAACAGTTCGGCATGTTCTACTGA
- a CDS encoding radical SAM protein yields the protein MNKIVDPFQAEVYQTAAYRDMHSVLMPFPILIDVEPSSACNLDCLFCARQVMTRPPAMLPLAVLKQVVDEMRRHRPTSLRFSGWGEPTLNPEIVEFVRYARASGILVHLTTNATLLSRELGLALLQAGLNKIKFSLQGLTAREYERMRRPRRHDDPRCGYAVVERNIETFVENRNLLSAPCHVQVSVSMLKNEQQEPGLQQAFFDRWYPLADSIWGLGKVGVYGGKPLLTSFQRAKESGRVAAVDLRQGRPLRQLDVNRGKKCSELYNKLSISAQGVIKACCDDYDDQLALGRVGVDSIEALWQGRALKGLRLDVESGEPDRVPRFCQGCDNYM from the coding sequence ATGAACAAGATCGTTGATCCGTTTCAGGCCGAGGTCTACCAGACGGCTGCCTACCGAGACATGCACTCGGTGTTGATGCCGTTCCCCATCCTCATCGACGTGGAGCCGTCCAGTGCCTGCAACCTCGATTGCCTCTTCTGCGCCCGCCAGGTGATGACCAGACCTCCGGCCATGTTGCCGCTGGCGGTGCTCAAGCAGGTGGTGGACGAGATGCGGCGGCACCGGCCCACCTCCCTGCGCTTCAGCGGCTGGGGAGAGCCGACCCTCAACCCCGAGATCGTCGAGTTCGTCCGCTACGCCCGCGCCAGCGGCATCCTGGTCCATCTCACCACCAACGCTACCCTCCTGAGCCGGGAGCTGGGCTTGGCCTTGTTGCAGGCAGGGCTGAACAAGATCAAGTTCTCCCTCCAGGGCCTCACCGCCCGGGAGTACGAACGGATGCGCCGGCCCCGCCGACACGATGACCCCCGCTGCGGCTACGCCGTGGTCGAGCGCAACATCGAGACCTTCGTCGAGAACCGGAACCTCCTGAGTGCACCTTGCCACGTCCAGGTCTCGGTGTCGATGCTCAAGAACGAGCAGCAGGAGCCGGGTCTGCAGCAAGCCTTTTTCGACCGTTGGTATCCGCTGGCGGACAGCATCTGGGGGCTGGGGAAGGTTGGCGTCTATGGCGGCAAACCCCTGCTCACCTCCTTCCAGCGGGCCAAGGAATCGGGCCGGGTCGCCGCTGTCGACCTGCGGCAGGGCCGGCCCTTGCGGCAGCTGGACGTCAACCGCGGCAAGAAGTGCTCGGAACTCTATAACAAGCTGTCGATCAGCGCCCAGGGCGTCATCAAGGCCTGTTGCGACGATTACGACGACCAACTGGCCCTGGGCAGGGTCGGCGTCGACTCCATCGAGGCGCTGTGGCAGGGCCGGGCACTCAAGGGCTTGCGGCTGGACGTGGAAAGCGGCGAGCCGGACCGGGTGCCCCGCTTCTGCCAGGGCTGCGACAACTACATGTGA
- the kdsA gene encoding 3-deoxy-8-phosphooctulonate synthase, protein MIRDVVVGRSDVKAVVVGEGRPLTLIAGPCAIESRAHSLEMAAAIAEITGRLGIQYVFKSCYNKDCRSSIRSFHGVGLEEGLEILAAVRTEVKVPVTCDVSNVEWMQETAAVVDMVQIPAYLSRQSHLLIAAGETGLPVHIKKGQFLSPWNLKNAVLKVESTGNRSMILTDRGTFFGYNMLVSDMRCFRVMKETGYPVCYDATHSIQMPGSLGTSSGGQREYIPDLTRAALGARINALFMEVHDNPAAALCDATTQLPLRHLEPLLQQAKAVYDLVQQFPELEIE, encoded by the coding sequence ATGATCAGGGATGTGGTGGTGGGCAGGTCGGACGTGAAGGCGGTGGTGGTCGGGGAGGGACGGCCTCTGACCCTGATTGCCGGGCCTTGTGCCATTGAATCCAGGGCACACAGTCTGGAGATGGCGGCGGCGATCGCGGAGATCACCGGACGGTTGGGTATCCAGTACGTGTTCAAGTCCTGCTACAACAAGGACTGCCGCAGCTCCATCAGGAGCTTCCACGGCGTCGGCCTGGAGGAGGGCCTGGAGATCCTGGCCGCTGTACGGACCGAGGTCAAGGTGCCGGTGACCTGCGACGTGAGCAACGTGGAATGGATGCAGGAGACGGCCGCGGTGGTGGACATGGTTCAGATCCCGGCCTACCTGAGCCGGCAGTCTCATCTGCTGATCGCCGCCGGCGAGACCGGATTGCCGGTGCATATCAAGAAGGGGCAGTTCCTCAGCCCCTGGAACCTCAAGAACGCGGTGCTCAAAGTGGAGTCCACCGGCAACCGGAGCATGATCCTCACCGACCGCGGCACCTTCTTCGGCTACAACATGCTGGTGTCGGACATGCGCTGTTTCCGGGTCATGAAGGAGACCGGCTATCCGGTCTGCTACGATGCCACCCACAGCATCCAGATGCCGGGCAGCCTCGGCACCTCCAGCGGCGGCCAGCGGGAGTACATCCCCGATCTGACCCGGGCGGCGCTGGGGGCCAGGATCAACGCCCTGTTCATGGAGGTCCATGACAACCCGGCAGCGGCCTTGTGCGACGCCACCACCCAGCTGCCCCTGCGTCACCTGGAACCCTTGCTGCAGCAGGCCAAGGCGGTCTACGACTTGGTGCAGCAGTTCCCGGAGCTGGAAATCGAGTGA